The window CTTGAAGAGCTACAAATTGGAAACTAACAGCAAGACATGTCAAAGTGATGGTGATGATAATGATTAcgatgattattattatttttaaaagtcaaagaaaacaatcaaatgtattttaatatatacatatttttatggtttttttctaAACCCAATAAAAATGGTTTCTGTTCATAATGGTATTTCgagttttatttgcattttctttcttatagAACCAATTGGTGGTGTCATTTTCATTGAGTAATGccatgaacaaaaaaatacttCAAATGTAATCTTAAAATTTCACTTCCATAATGTAGAGTAATTTGGTAGGGTAAAGTAATGTAAGAATGGGTAACTTTTGGATTTTTGTCAATCTGCTTAAAACTTTTTCGccttttttgaaaaattttaaagacttATATTTCTTATCATGATCTATCGGCCCATTACAGTTCATCGACATCGACATGAATtttaataattcaatttttcaattcattttattGCTCTAGAAAAATATTCACAGTTTGTTAACAATTTAGTTTATATACTATATTGACAACAATTTAAGTTTTAAGTTGAAAGAACCATTTAATGACACATTTGTAAGAACTGTAagaacacaaaagaaaatataaatgtttttcaCTAAGAAAGTCAAAAGTTAACGGATTTATCTATACTTCACTTCTTAAGTGAGCTTTTCAGAAGGGAAAAACTTTTTGGGTTGTCTCCCGACTTACTTACTCACAAAATAGTTATAATATGATcacaaaatttgttattatGATCTAACGGTCCATTAAATTTCGTCAAAATTGAATGAATTCTAGtacattataaattttaaattgaaatttatttctcCAGAATAACTATGTTTGTTTGATTTAAAATACTTATTTTTAAGGGTTATAGCAATGATACTGATTTGCTATTAAGTCCAAGGGATGTCTTTCAGGACATTAggattattatatatattaggTTAGGGATGTATTGGGATTAGTATCTTCTAAGTATAGAAGAGTTATTATATGTACCCTCAACATCATGTACATATTTTTCACGATATAGCTTAATACTTACGATTTTGGTTCAGAAGAAGCTGTTATGAAATCACATAGGACGGAATGTTGTAGGTTTTAAGTTCCTTTTGACCAAACATATATTTTCAACAAGAAAAAAGCTAAAAAGATTCGGaagtaaagaaaatttaaGTATAGACAATTAGTAACTCAACATCCAGAGACAATAACGTCATTTAAATCGTTCTCTGATTTAgatatgatatatttttttcttcatatgATTCGATTAATGTGTAATAGAATGATATAACACAGAAAGTGTATAACATTCTTCTATACTATAGATAAAACCATTAAAGCTAAAGTCTTAATATATGCCTAGATCGCCATTATTCAAATGTTGAATTTATCAGTAAGGTTGAACTTGTTCATAATAGCTCAATGTTTCTTATTTAACAAAAGTCATTAGAAATGAAGTCTCTTACTGATTGTGAGAATTGAAAAcacatttttataatttatgaatacctatgaattattaaaatgaaaatgatttaGGCCAACATCATTTGGCGCCAAGTGAACTAAATTATTGAATTTACTTGGCAAAAAGTGTTATAGAAGAACATAAAGATAATTCCTACAACCTACAAAACTTGACCTTCgaaatttaattagtttttttttatgagcTGTCCTCAAATATCGGAGCATACATTTCTATGTTGGCATCATAAGTCATGCTTATCAAAATTCTCAAAGTTACTTTAAAAACCCCTCAATTGTTCGAATCAAGCAACAGTTTCCATTCGAACATCACCATGTCATTGCTAGCTGGTGTTGTGCCACTCACTTTATTGCTGATGCAGTGCATCGCGAGGCAGGAGGCATTTCCCATGGAGTCATTAGTTAAACTACACGATTTGGTAACAATTAGGATAAAGACAACTCTCGAACAGGAGCAAAATATTCATCCAAATGAAGAATTTATGAGGCATTACAAACTTCTGGCTGATGCAGCCGAGTTGCCATTCGAACTACTTGATGAGAAAATCGTCGTGTATAATGCATATAAGGCCTACACTGAAGCTCAGTTGGGAGGAACTGATCAGTCCTTGGAAGTAAACGATGAGACTGAGAACAGGCTCACTTCCCGTCAGAGCTTTAGTACATTTGAGAAGCGAATTCTAAAACTTTTAAAGAAATTGGGCATCTACGATCCGTTTTCTGAACGGGTCTTTAAGGCCATTTTCAGCGATGAGAAACAATTGAAGAAACTTAAAAAGAAACTCGACGAATtgggcaaaaaagaaaaggaggAAAAGGAATCGGAAGACAAGGAAATTTTGTGGGATTTTATCTATGGATTGTTTTGGTGAAAACTATCCAATGgaattttacaatatttattaaagctgtttgaatttgttttatgtaCCTATTAAAATCTTATCCAACTATTGGTTCGTGTCACCGCTAAGTGATTTACATGCTAGCTAGGAATTGACAGCTGGCCCAAGAGATGAAAGATCGCATGGGGTGTGGGTTGGGAGGAAACGGAATAGCAGAAGTGAAGAAATGGTAGGATTCAAAAGAGGGGTGTAGTCAAAGGAGGCGGTAGCcaggcaaaaacaaacaaagtgCATTTAATCGTGCCGGTAACGTAGCCCCTTTCCTCCCATACACCCCGTCAATCCACTTAGTCTGTCTTAAGTCACTGTAAAGGGAACTGAGAGACCTAAGACCTGAGACCAAgggacatggacatggatCTGGATCTGGACATTTCACTATCGTGCGCGTTGAAACAAAAAGTGTTGGCGTGAGGTagcctctgctgctgctgctgctgcttctacATCCTGGGCCAGATTTAGAggcagagtcagagtcagagtcggAGTAAGAGTAAGAGCAGCGCAGATGCAATCGCCAGACATTTTGCCCACTCAGCATGGATTGTTGGATCGTTGGCTGGTTTATCAGACAATGTCGCGTTTGCAGACAGTTTGAAGTTTAACAAGTTGTCGAACGCGccgatttttattttctgtttttcctatatacatacatatatctgtataGGTATCGGGTAGATGTATGTTTGTacttacttttatttttataaatagcCACGGATGCAGACCATGCCAATAcattgtgtatgtgtgtgtgtgcgtttgcgAGTGTTGAGCAAAGGTCAGGTTCCAGCTTCAGCTTCAACTTCGGCTCCAACTCCCCAACTTCAAGTCCATGTCAGTGGCTTTCGGTTTTCATTTGCCTTGAGGGGCATACATTACAATTACATTGAGGCGATTAAAAAACACACTTGTCATATCATAAACGGGTCATCATAtttctttccctctctctcgctctctgtaTCTGTGTCTCCTTCTTTTTCTCTATAAATATGTCAATATGGGTAGTAGCTGCGGGCGTTTATCTCAACAAAATCGGCGACAAAAACCAATTTGGTCAAACAAAACGATTAACAGAAAGAGGCTTTCATTTTGAATTGGCtatcaaaaagaaatattaattCTGAAAGCTAAGACATGGCGACGACTAATTTATACccttaatttatataaatgtatgttgaaaaaacagattttctttttccagtttttgaaattcaatataaataaatagtttGAATCTTGTTGATCTATTTGATCTCTCTACTTGGttactttttttatattttaaagttttaaatataagtattattacaaaaaaccaaaacaataaGAACTAAGGAATATTTATTACGAATTAAGTGTCCAATGCTTCGATTAATCTATAAAAactgatatatataaataatatttaggCAAAGTATTTCATTAGAACAAACAAATAACCttatgtaaaatttaattcAGCTTCACAAAGGTTTGAAATGTCCAGGAATGTCTACttcttattaaatttaaggTTACAAGCAAATAAAAGTTATGTTTACTGCTATTTTTGAGGTTATGTTATAGCTATATTTGAGGGTTAGgtataaaacattttaattcttAAAGCAACCAAGTTccttatttaaattttgaatggTTATCCTTTGTTAATTCTGGTAACAATATAAATCTGATGATCTCTGTTAATACATAAGTATCATAGGCGTAAGcctaaaatttatttcaaatcaaaCAAACAGTAGTCAAATCAACTAAATGTTCAAACCTTTAAAAGTTCTCAATTCCAATGCGCTACAAATTTTCTATATGGCTTAGacaaatataaacattttcaCCAAACACATCTCTCATATGAGAAACCAAGGCAATCCCCTTTCGAGAaggcaaaagagagggagagagacagagagagaaatagagataTGAGGAGACTCTAGCCCATTGGCATGTCTTCATGTAATCTATGCGACGATGCGACTTCTGCAGCTTCTCCAGCCACCATGTACAGCTAGGGACTTGGCTTGAGACTGAGTTTCAGTCAGTTCGCCTTCTGTGATAAATCATTGGCTTGGAGCTTGGAGCCAGAGCAAAGTAGAGCGTTGACATGAGAGTTGAAAGCCAACAAAACCTTGGccaaatgaaagaaaaagaaaaatgcgCACAACACGGAATTAATGTCAACAGCATTAGAAGATTGACAACAAACACATGACGATCACGGATCGATCGAACGATTGATCTATggaatgaaaaagaaaacagccAGAAGAAATGTGGTTCCAAGATGAAAGAGAGAtacaaagagagagatagagaaatgGTCAGAGAAACTAGCAATGACAAACTTCTgacaattaaaacaaaaacaaaaaaaaaaaaacacaaaatagtTATAATACTAGTCAATAAGAGGAAATATTTTGCTTCAATCTAAAAACTAGATGGAGGCAATGggagttgtgtgtgtgtgcagtcAATGATTATGAAAATCGATAGTCCAGGCCCTACGGGCCCTATGGACTGCCTAGCTGCCTGCTTGCTTACCTGTCCCAACTGTTTCAGCTGTCTGTTCTTTTTCCctttacaaaaagaaaacttgcTGGAGTTTGTCTATTGACATGTGATATTTAAGCACTGATGCTATAATTGCACATCAAAACCTATTGGCGAGAAAAGGCCAACAGGGTGGTGGTGAGAAGGTGCAGAGGCGACGGCGGCGTCCATCATAAATGGCCAGTATATAAGGAAGTAACATTCTGAGGACCACAACTCAAAGTGAGGCAAAATGCAAAGGGCGACTCTGGCGTTTGGTTTGCTGCTAATCTGGTCTTCTGGTCTAGTCTCGGTGTCGGCCAAGCTCAGTTACAAGAACTGCAATAAGACGGATGTGGCTATAGGTGAGGACAGATGAACTGTAGATAAGCACGTGAACATTGCGAAAAATTAATGAGCCAAAGGAACAGGTGTGAAGATCTCGCGTTGAGATGTAATAAAATGTAAACAGTTTAATTTATTGAGcgttatttttgaaaacacTTTTAAACGGTAAATGCATTTATTATAAAACATTCCTAACGTAAAATCCTTTGATATGAAGATaacaaaaaatggaaaagttttatttcattaaGTCACAAAAGAAAAGGAGACTTTCTTTAACTAACTATTATGTTTTAGTGAAAGATCAAGTATCAAAATCAACTATCAAGTTTTATTGAAAGATTAAATTTCTACGAGTAGTAAACTAAGCaagtaaaattttataaaagaaaaagaaagaagaattTAGAGAAAATTAAAGCGCTTTAAACAAAGGAATGCCAGCAATGATTATTATCCTTGCCTTCTGagaataataatttcaaatagtttttgccaatttttgaaAAGGGATCAAAAGTTAATCTTCCGTTAAACCAAATGTGAAATAACTCCAATGTCAAACTTGCAGCAAAAAACTAACTTAACATACTTGGGTTAAGTGAAATCagaatttttcaaaggctTTTGGTAAAATTCTCTTAACCAAGTCTcaacttttcaaaaaaataagagtaccccctttaaaatgtttttaatttttatacatattttattttttagaaagGTGAGAACGCAAAAACtacatttgatttattttcttttagtaATTAAGTTATTTTAGTAAGATATATTAACTTTGGTACGaagtattttaattttccttAACTTCCTTAACCTTTCCGCTACTTatcttgaaatttatttttttccgcTTTGATTGGGAgtgatttttataaaattatatttaaaatttaattggtCATTAAGTGGTCATTACTCTTCTCTTCTATTTATAATGCGctaattttattaacaataCGAAAAAAATAGTAGTTTATGAGAGATATTAAGCAAGTTCTGGTGTATCAAAATCTGGCAACTTTGCCCTTTTAAATCATTtctaaaaagtaaaaagtattttttattttacaacCTCTACATACTCTACAGAATAGAAACTACtcgtatttaaaaaaaaataatcactTATCCATTTGTAGTCGAAATGTTCAACTAAGAGTCAACTAAATGTAAATTAATTAGCAATTGTTActcctaaaagtatgctaatAACAAAAACGTAAGCATATTACCGTTGAGATATTGACTACGAATCCGGGGGCAGATTTTAATTTGGAAAATGTATCACTTTacatattataaaatttatttaactttaactttatTGATTGATCAATATTGTAATatcaattaaaatataaattgaacATCTCTTGACTTTAATTACTTTATAAATGTTATCAAAGTACTAAAGTCatttaattttacaatttatttttccttATAGAGTATACCCAAAGCAAAATCCAttagaaaaattataaaaatggGATTATAGATTTTTCATTTATGACTAAAATTTTACATCAACCTCTCGCAAAAGAAAGTCATATTCTGACGATTTCAACCATAAAGTTTTTCAAAGTTTTACTTGATGTTAAGCAACTT is drawn from Drosophila willistoni isolate 14030-0811.24 chromosome 2R unlocalized genomic scaffold, UCI_dwil_1.1 Seg167, whole genome shotgun sequence and contains these coding sequences:
- the LOC6642049 gene encoding uncharacterized protein LOC6642049: MSLLAGVVPLTLLLMQCIARQEAFPMESLVKLHDLVTIRIKTTLEQEQNIHPNEEFMRHYKLLADAAELPFELLDEKIVVYNAYKAYTEAQLGGTDQSLEVNDETENRLTSRQSFSTFEKRILKLLKKLGIYDPFSERVFKAIFSDEKQLKKLKKKLDELGKKEKEEKESEDKEILWDFIYGLFW